Below is a window of Cryobacterium sp. PAMC25264 DNA.
GGTCGCTTCACCGTTGTCGAGGGCCTCGATGTGGCCGTCGCGCTCAAAGTAGTAGTTGTTGGTGTCGATGACGATCTTTCCGGCGAGCGGCTGGACGGGCACGTCCGCATAGGCCTTGAGCGGCACGGTCACGACCGCGACGTCGGCAGCCTTTGCCGCCTCCGCTGCGGTTCCGGCGGTCGCCTTCGGGCCGAGCTCGGCGACGAGGTCCGCGAGCGTCTCGGGGCCACGGGAATTGCTGATCACGACGTCGTAGCCGCTCTCGATCGCCTTGCGGGCGACCTGGCTGCCAATGTTTCCTGCACCGATGATTCCGATAGTTGTCATGCTCGTGACAACGGGCCCGGCGTCGAAAATGTTCCCGATGCCAGGAGGCCGGCGTTGGGGAGGCGTTCAGGATCCTCGGCGGGGTACCGGGTTCAGCGACTAGATGCCGCTCAGCGCTTCCTCATCCGCCGCAACATTCTTCTGCACGGCGAACTGGGTCCGGTGCAATTCCTCGTACCGCCCACCCCTAGCCAGCAGTTCCTCGTGCGTGCCGCGCTCCACGATCGAGCCGTCCTCAACCACGAGGATCAGGTCCGCGCTGCGGATGGTGGAGAGGCGGTGTGCGATCACCATGGCCGTGCGTCCCTCGAGCGCCTCGCTGAGCGCCGCCTGCACGGCGGCCTCCGACGTGGAGTCCAGCGCCGCCGTGGCCTCGTCGAGGATGACGACGCGCGGCTGGGCGAGCAGGAGCCTGGCGATGGTCATCCGCTGGCGTTCACCCCCGGAGAGTCGGTAGCCACGCTCTCCTACCATGGTGTCCAGCTGGTCGGGCAGGGATCGGATGAGCGGCTCGAGCCGGGCGCGGCGCACGGCGTCCCACACCTCGTCGTCGGTGGCCTCCGGCCTGGCGAGGCGGAGGTTGGAGAGGATGGTCTCGTGGAACAGGTGGCCGTCCTGCGTCACCATGCCCAGGCTGTGCCGCATGGAGGCGAAGGTGACGTCGCGGACATCCGTGCCCGCGAGGCGCACGGCACCGCTGTCGACGTCGTACAGGCGGGAGAGGAGCTGCGCAATCGTGGACTTGCCGGCACCGGACGAACCGACGAGGGCAACGGTCTGCCCGGGCTCGATCCGGAAGGACACGCCGTGCAGCACCTCCTCGCCGCCGCGGGTGTCGAGCGTGGCAACCTCTTCGAGCGAGGCGAGGGACACCTTGTCGGCGGAAGGGTAGGCGAAGCGGACGTTGTCGAACTCGACGGATACCTGGCCGGCGGGCACGGCGACGGCGTCGGGCTTTTCCTTAATGAGCGGGTCGAGGTCCAGCACTTCGAAGACGCGCTCGAAGCTGACCACCGCGCTCATGATCTCCACCCGGGCGTTTGCGAGGCTGGTCAGCGGCGCGTAAAGGCGGGTGAGGAGGAGCGCGAGGGTGACCACGTCACCGGTGTTCAGCTGGCCGGCGAGGGCGAGGGAGCCGCCGAGCCCGTACACGAGCGCGAGGGCGAGA
It encodes the following:
- a CDS encoding NADPH-dependent F420 reductase, whose translation is MTTIGIIGAGNIGSQVARKAIESGYDVVISNSRGPETLADLVAELGPKATAGTAAEAAKAADVAVVTVPLKAYADVPVQPLAGKIVIDTNNYYFERDGHIEALDNGEATVTGMLQEHLPTSRVAKGFNHITAADITADSHPAGDPARRALATSSDFADASDFVTKLYDEFGFDTVNIGPLAESWRVERDRPAYGARQNIAELEANLAKAPRTI
- a CDS encoding ABC transporter ATP-binding protein, whose product is MSMEGAAWSSLYKISSARDGKHGFSRESVRRILTFAVPYRSKLLIFITLSTVGAFLAVATPVLAGQVVDVIVAQGAVSTIVWLAVVIALVAVADAGVSLVTRWYSARIGEGVILDLRTAVFNHVQKMPIAFFTRTRTGALVSRLNNDVIGAQQAFSGTLSGVVTNLVALILTLIVMLSTSWLVTVLAVIMLPIFLIPARRMGSRLAALRREAADHNSTMSTQMTERFSAPGATLVKLFGRPDEEAEEFRVRAARVRDIGVRTAMLQFVFFTALMLVSALALALVYGLGGSLALAGQLNTGDVVTLALLLTRLYAPLTSLANARVEIMSAVVSFERVFEVLDLDPLIKEKPDAVAVPAGQVSVEFDNVRFAYPSADKVSLASLEEVATLDTRGGEEVLHGVSFRIEPGQTVALVGSSGAGKSTIAQLLSRLYDVDSGAVRLAGTDVRDVTFASMRHSLGMVTQDGHLFHETILSNLRLARPEATDDEVWDAVRRARLEPLIRSLPDQLDTMVGERGYRLSGGERQRMTIARLLLAQPRVVILDEATAALDSTSEAAVQAALSEALEGRTAMVIAHRLSTIRSADLILVVEDGSIVERGTHEELLARGGRYEELHRTQFAVQKNVAADEEALSGI